A genomic region of Haliotis asinina isolate JCU_RB_2024 chromosome 1, JCU_Hal_asi_v2, whole genome shotgun sequence contains the following coding sequences:
- the LOC137285018 gene encoding 18S rRNA (guanine-N(7))-methyltransferase-like, whose product MASSGRPERQAPPEIYYNEDEAKKYTSNSRIIEIQQQLSERAIELLALPDDKPCFILDIGCGSGLSGECLTDQGHVWIGLDISEHMLGIAREREVEGDLLHGDMGYGMPFRPGTFDGVISISALQWLCNADKKYHHPPKRLSKFFTTLYASMSRGSRAVFQLYPENSQQLELITQQAMKSGFTGGLVVDFPNSTKAKKMFLCLFAGGVAQQLPKGLGTQEGQHNHIANSDKRERMRGIRGKSVKKSRDWIMEKKERRRRQGRDVRPDTKYTGRQRKPKF is encoded by the exons ATGGCCTCTTCAGGAAGACCCGAAAGGCAAGCGCCTCCCGAAATA TATTACAATGAAGACGAAGCCAAAAAATACACATCCAA TTCTCGTATCATTGAGATTCAGCAACAGTTGTCAGAACGAGCCATTGAGTTGTTGGCACTACCTGATGACAAACCTTGCTTCATACTGGATATTGG ATGTGGTTCAGGGTTGAGTGGAGAATGCTTGACAGACCAGGGACATGTGTGGATTGGACTGGACATCAGTGAACACATGCTTG GAATTGCCCGTGAACGTGAGGTGGAGGGCGATTTGCTGCATGGAGACATGGGGTATGGAATGCCTTTCAGGCCTGGCACATTTGATGGAGTCATCAG TATTTCTGCCTTGCAGTGGCTGTGCAATGCAGACAAGAAGTATCACCATCCACCCAAACGACTGAGCAAGTTTTTCACCACACTGTATGCATCAATG AGTCGTGGATCCAGGGCTGTGTTTCAGCTGTACCCAGAAAACAGTCAACAG CTAGAGCTCATCACACAGCAGGCAATGAAGTCAGGTTTCACAGGCGGCCTTGTCGTCGACTTCCCAAACAGCACCAAGGCTAAAAA GATGTTCCTGTGCCTGTTTGCTGGGGGCGTGGCACAGCAGCTGCCCAAGGGACTCGGGACACAAGAGGGGCAACATAACCACATTGCCAACTCAGACAAGAG GGAACGCATGCGTGGAATCAGAGGGAAGTCAgtgaagaaaagccgggactggATTATGGAGAAGAAAGAGAGACGGCGGAGGCAGGGGAG
- the LOC137285020 gene encoding uncharacterized protein gives MATKAARNYAQFRGCLSRCKSRVSAESQLYPCAQYSSFRKRNLELRSPSLPLHILRKMYTQSMSMFSSSQLPKNYRKMFNVYVSQNLRKGNYSTHPQRPKSRTHYYNILKVSPNATQSQIKAAYYELSKLNHPDINKSPEAHVMFAEISEAYEVLGNVRNRRMYDRGVLSPLTHKGGDDSFHDQEGFVSKKRQAPTGRTNVYNFDEFYKQHYGNVRRKKQEDMQMNEFIKKEREEHSLMMMRNAAVLFLILFTVAGYLAVEVFDQGQGTASPKDRKKN, from the coding sequence ATGGCAACCAAGGCTGCTCGAAACTATGCACAATTCAGAGGTTGTCTATCTAGGTGCAAATCAAGAGTCTCTGCAGAGTCCCAGCTTTATCCTTGTGCACAATATTCGTCATTTCGGAAAAGAAATCTTGAACTTAGGTCACCATCACTGCCTCTGCATATACTACGGAAAATGTATACACAATCGATGTCAATGTTTTCTTCGTCCCAGTTACCTAAGAATTACCggaaaatgtttaatgtttatgtATCCCAAAACCTTAGGAAAGGAAATTATTCAACACATCCCCAGAGACCAAAATCCAGGACGCATTACTACAACATCTTGAAAGTTTCGCCAAATGCAACTCAGAGCCAGATCAAAGCTGCATATTATGAATTGTCAAAACTCAACCACCCAGATATCAATAAAAGCCCAGAAGCCCATGTAATGTTTGCTGAAATATCAGAAGCGTACGAGGTGTTGGGTAATGTGAGAAACAGGCGCATGTATGACCGAGGGGTACTGAGTCCACTCACACACAAAGGAGGAGATGACAGCTTTCATGACCAAGAAGGCTTTGTGTCGAAGAAAAGACAAGCTCCTACTGGGCGGACAAATGTGTATAACTTTGATGAGTTCTACAAGCAACATTACGGTAATGTGAGAAGGAAGAAACAGGAAGATATGCAAATGAATGAATtcataaagaaagaaagagaagaGCACagtttgatgatgatgaggaacgCTGCTGTTTTATTTCTCATCCTTTTTACTGTTGCAGGATACTTAGCTGTAGAGGTGTTTGATCAAGGACAAGGGACAGCATCACCAAAGGATAGAAAGAAAAATTGA